The region TCGGATCTCGCCGTTCTTCGTGCCGGCGTCGATCATCAACATGATCTCGGGCCACCTGTCGATCAAGTTCGGCCTGAAGGGCCCGAACCTCGCGATCGTCACGGCCTGCACGACCGGCCTGCACTGCATCGGCGAGGCGTCGCGCCTCATCGAGTACGGCGATGCCGACGTGATGATCGCCGGCGGCGCGGAATCGACCGTCTCGCCGCTCGGCATCGGTGGTTTCGCGGCCGCGCGCGCGCTGTCGCAGCGCAACGACGATCCCGCGACGGCGAGCCGTCCGTGGGACAAGGACCGCGACGGTTTCGTGCTGGGCGAGGGTGCGGGCGTGATGGTGCTCGAGGAGTACGAGCACGCGAAGGCGCGCGGCGCGAAGATCTACGCCGAGATCGGCGGCTATGGGATGAGCGGCGACGCCTATCACATGACCGCGCCGCTCGAGGACGGCGACGGCGCGCGCCGTTGCATGGTCGCTGCGCTGCGCAACGCGGGCATCAATGTCGACCAGGTGAACTACCTGAACGCGCACGGCACGTCGACCCAGCTCGGCGACCTCGCTGAAACGATCGCGATCAAGCGCGCGTTCAACGACCACGCGAAGGACATCGTCGTCAATTCGACCAAGTCGATGACGGGCCACCTGCTGGGTGGCGCGGGCGGTCTCGAGTCGGTGTTCACGGTGCTGGCCGTGCATCATCAGATCTCGCCGCCGACGATCAACATCCTCAACCAGGACCCCGAGTGCGATCTCGATTACTGCGCGAACGAAGCGCGGGACATGAAGATCGACGTCGCGCTGAAGAA is a window of Burkholderia sp. FERM BP-3421 DNA encoding:
- the fabF gene encoding beta-ketoacyl-ACP synthase II produces the protein MSRRRVVVTGLGLISPVGNNVADGWANLVAGKSGIANITKFDATNFSTRFAGEVKGFNIEDYLPAKEARHMDTFIHYGVAAGMQAMQDSGLAITEENAERVGVIVGSGIGGLPMIEVTQTELLNRGPRRISPFFVPASIINMISGHLSIKFGLKGPNLAIVTACTTGLHCIGEASRLIEYGDADVMIAGGAESTVSPLGIGGFAAARALSQRNDDPATASRPWDKDRDGFVLGEGAGVMVLEEYEHAKARGAKIYAEIGGYGMSGDAYHMTAPLEDGDGARRCMVAALRNAGINVDQVNYLNAHGTSTQLGDLAETIAIKRAFNDHAKDIVVNSTKSMTGHLLGGAGGLESVFTVLAVHHQISPPTINILNQDPECDLDYCANEARDMKIDVALKNSFGFGGTNGTLVFKRA